The genomic DNA TTTTTTCACATATTTTAGCTCTGAGACAGAAGTCTGCGTCTTCAAAATACCCTGGGAAAAATTGTTCATCAAACCCTCCAATTATATCAATCAAGCTTTTTTTAAAAGCCATACAAAGGCCGCTTAAATAGTCAACTTCATACCCCTGTTTGTTATGATTTTTGCTCCACTCAGAAGCGAATGTTTGCATTTGTTTGACTCTTCGATAAGGAACGGGATTAATAGCTTGGTGGGGAACAATCACGTTTGATCTTGGGCCCACTATACCAATAGAATGATCATGATTGATCCACCAAAGCAACCTAGTCAACCATCCTTCTGTAACTACTGTATCATTGTTAAGTAGGACGATATTTTCTCCTTTTGCTATGGATATCCCTTGGTTACACCCTCCTGAAAAACCTTTGTTTTGTTGATTAACAATCATTCTGGCCTTAGGAAGAGATTTTAGAAATTCATGAGTGCCATCTGTGGATCCATTATCAATCAAAATTAATTCATAGAATTCTTTCGTATATTGAAAAATACTGAAAATGCATTCCTTAGTAAAACGAAGAGCGTTATGGGTAAGAATGATGATCGATGTTAATGGGGAATTTTCAATAAAGTTATTATTATTGCTCATATTAAGCCATCCTTCCGTGTGAGGAGCGGAACACTTCACCATTTAAGAAAGTGGATACAGGAAGTTCTTTAGATGTTTAAAAATCGATATGAAACTTTTTAAAGTACCAGTCATCATCATATTTTCTTTTTTGAAAATAGATTTCACGTTGTTTCATAATTCCATCTTGCAATAATTGTGATTCAAATTGTCTTGCTTTCCTTATTCGCGTCATTTTCTTACATTTTTGTATTCGCTCAGGCTTAAAATGAGAGAAGGCCATCCTTAGTAAATTGTAATAAACATCATCATAGCTGACTTTATAAGGATGGGCCTTTCTAAATACATGCAATATTTTCACATCAGGATGAACATGACAACGATATCCGAAAAGCCATAATTTGATCGAAAGTTCTACATCTTCATGACCCCATGTTTTAAAACCCTTCTCAAATCCGCCGATGTCGTCAAACACTGCTCTTGGAATGACAATGCATCCCCCGGGTAATATAGCCGTTTCAAATAATCCGTTTTGTTTCTGGTTCCATTTGATTGTAAGCTTTGGCGTTAGGGATTGCCCATAACCAACAATTTCAGGAGCCGTTGTGGAAGCAATTGCGGGTGAAACTGCATCTGTTTTTCCCGAAAGCAATGGTTCTAATAATCGGTCGATCCACCAATCCTCAAACTGCAAATGCGCATCACAAAAAATCAGATATTCTCCTGACGAATGTTCTGCACCTAAATTTCTTGCATTTGCAGCACCAATTCCGACTGTATGAATCAGTTTAACGCGTTCTTTTTTATCATATGTTTCGAGAAATTCACAGCAATTGTCTGTAGATCCATCGTTCACAACAATGACTTCGAATGGATAGTTTGTCTTAACTGAAAATAAAGAATCAAGAGTTGATTTCACGTTTTCACCTTCATTTTTTGCTGGAAATATTATAGAAGCAAAAAGATGAGCTTCATTCATTCGTGTCGCTCCTTCTTAAAATATATTTCTATACCAATGTATGATTATTACTAATATTTGTGAGCAAGAGTCCCTTTTTAAATAGGGAGCCAATGAACTACAGGTAAAAGGAAAAGTAAGATTTTTTCTAAAAATCAAAAAATAGGTGTAAGTCTACAGACAACTGTCTATGCCATTTATCAATTTGTGACATATACAATAATAAGTCAAAACAATCAAGGCTTTACCCCTATTATGATTGAGTGTCCTTTTGATTGCTTTTGATTCTATAAATATGAAGGAGTGAATGATATGAAGAGAAATACTAGTTGTGGTTGCAATGATCACAATCACCATGGGTGCCCGCCTCAACCGGATTGTGACAAAGCGCGTTCCATTACCTCGGATTGTGTAGCTGTACCGTTTATTGGAGGAGATGAAGAAACAACAGTCGTTCTTACGGATGTGGAATTGCAAGCACTTGTGGAAGCGAATATTAAGCTGCCTTCGTTTGCAAGGGATATTAAACAAATTCGCAAAAATGTTAAATTGACACAGTGCAAAGCTATTCCAGCCGGTGGAAATCCTAATGCTGTAAAGTTATTTGTCGAAGGTGTAGTACACAAAAATATTCAATTTGTTGAGGACTGCAACGGATGGGTGAGGGATTTTAGTGTAGAAATTCCTTTTAGATGCCATAGAGCTGTGTCCGTTTTTAACCCGCCTGTTTTTCCATTTGGCGAGTTCAGTGTCAAAAATAATGTTTTTGAAAGAAGAGAGCTTGCAAAAGATGGACATGGAGCCGATCGATGCACAACCGGTTCCTTATCTTTCGAGGTTTTTAATGAACCAATCCAATGCAAATTGCTTGCTGCCGCAGTGAACCAGTTAGATACTCTACAAGATTTTGATAACTGGGGTCGATTCGATAAGATTGAGGAGAAAATGGAAGTCTTTCTTATCATTAAATTGTTCCAAAAACAACAAGCACCTTTTGTACCGCCAACTCCATTCCCAACTCCTACAATCGGTGACGGTAGCGCAGCAACTTTTTCACAGCCTTCACAATTAACGATTTTCGACAGATTTAGACAAATTATTGGGCAATAATAAGTAATGTAAAAGGGTGTCTCATTTTCCGAGACACCCCTCAATAAATTCATCCCTTAATGTTATTAATCAATGAAACAACCCTATCCTTGAATCTCACATATGATTAAGGTGAATATACTGCGGCTGCAATAAATCGATAGAAAGATTTGCTCTTCCTTGAATGAAAAGTTTTGGTGTATTGTCTTGAAAATTTACTTCCTCATGCCATATGAAATTGATGCTATGCAAATGATGTTGAATATGATCGGCGAACTGTTCGTGAAATTGGCGGTGTGTGTTGCTTTCGTTGCCATTGTCAAACAAATACTTTTCATTACTGCTGCATGCTATTAATGGAGGATAAATCCAGTGAACATTTGTTGTTTTTTGCCATGGTATTTGAATTTTTGACGTATGAAAAGAATGTGTAGAGTTCTCGCTTACATATTCGATATCTGCAATTAAAACACCTGTTATAAAGATTGTGTTGGAAGGAAGAAGCACACGAATATCCAAAGAGTGAATGGACCAATCAATTTTTGTGATCTTTGTTAGTGGAAAAAATAGTTCAAATGAATCAAAAACCTCGATATCAATTTCCATATTAGCTAATAATACTGGGAGTTTTACGATTGGAAGAGGATCTTTCTTTGGAAGAACACTAATTAAACTTGGATTTTGCAAATTATGTTGGCAATTCTCCATTCTTTCTTCTTCTGAACAATCTTGTATTGATGAAGATTCTTCAAGCATCGATGAAATTTTTTCATAAAAAGATAAAGATATATCCTGAGAAGAAGAACTTTCATCTGTCAAAGAAGAGGATTCCTTTTGAGTTGAAGATATTTTTTCTTGTAAGGAACAGGCTTCCTCTTGAGTTGAAGTTATTTCATCATGCAAGGAAGAGGCTTCTTCTTGAGAAGAAGAATTTTCTTCTTGCAAGAAAAAGGATTCCACCTGGGAAAAAGAACTTTCTTCCTGCCAAGAAAAAGATTCATCTTGGGAAAAAGAACTTTCATCCTGCAAAGAAGATGATTCCTCTAGAGAAGAAGAACTTTCTTCCAGTAATTTTTGCATTGATTCCTTTATGATTGAATCTTGCACATCTTCGCTTTGGCTTTCATTGGCAGAAAATGATTTCTTTTCGATGTCCTTATCAATAGGGAAGTCAATTTCATCGAAACTGTTAGTTTCTTTATCAGCTAAACCATGATGTTCAACTGGATATTTGTAATTAATTTGCTCCTTTAAAATCGTTGAATCTTGTTCTGAAATTGAGTTCCCTTGATTTTCCACAGTATTTTTTACTTCAATTGTAATTTCTGAATTTGTTAATTGATCTTCGGGAACAGTTTTGGGTTCTTCTTCCTTTATTGAATCTGATTCATCCTTCACCGAAGCAAATTCATCATCAATGGAATTCTCAATGGAAAATTCCAATTCTTCACTTAAGCTCTCATCCCCGGATAATATTTCATTGCTTTTTTGTTCATTCAAAACGTTTTCTTTTATAATTTCAGTATTTTCTTCATGAAAGATCTCATTTTTGCCTGAAGTATCAGTTTGTGGTGAGATACCTTGGTCATTTACTTCTTTCATTGATTCATGATCCTGAACAAAAGAGTTCAATTGATTTTCCTCATCTGAAGGTGGTCTTTCTGTTGATTTTTTTAATTGCTTGTTGCTGATTTTTTGTTTCTTTTTAAAAGATTTTGTATCAGGTCCAACAACCTTAGGAGGAGGCAATATAAAAGGAGTAGCGACGTTTGGAGTGAATATTTTGACGGTTGAGGAAACTTGTTCTTCATGGCCAGTACTTGTTTTTCTATTTTGTATATCAGATTTATGCAAATTTTGATCGTAACTGCCGTAAACCTGATTACCTCGATTGTTCATCATAGTAGGGGTATATTGGTGAAAATTCGTATTGCTGCCCGTAAGGTCGGTTAGATAATCATTCCTTTTTTTTTGATGTAGGTTCATTTCATGAAAAGTATTCCTCTCATTGTTCATATTGCAATGGAAGGTATTGCTTAATGAAGCATCCTTTCCAATTCCCTCCTCTTCCTCATTTTTTAAATTGATTTAAAATATTGTCCAGTTGTACAAAAAATAGAAGTATAAATTTATCAGGATGAAACTATACAAACAGGAAAGGGGATTATACCAAAAAACCAGTATACTCCCCAAGAATTTCACACTAAAAAATAGAGCAATTAATCGCAGTCACAGTCGCAATCGCAGTCACAGCAATCGCAATCATCATGAAACCAATCGTCGTCGTTCGTTGTTGAAGATACGCGAATTTGTTGATTTTGAAGGACCTTTAAAGTAAGATCAAGTACCATTTTTTCTTCTAATGTTGTAAAGAAACCTTCTCCAATTGGGGAAGACTCAGGAAGCGGGATTCTGTCCGTTGCCTCATCCCATTCAATAATTTTACTGGAAATGAGTTCACAGAATGGCAGCTCATTATAAAACTGGGCGCTCTCTTGATGAAATTGGGAAAGGTCACTTGTTTGCAATTCATCTTTTTCAGGAAAACCTTTAGGCAATGGCTTTGAAACAAAAAAATCAAACTCATTGCGGTTATTGATTTTTGGCAAGACAGGCTTTGTTAGAAAGTCTTTGATTTCTGTTACGCAATCAAAAGGTATATCAACCGTTAAAGAATGTAAGTCTGAAGCAACTGTTGTCGATGTGTTTGGATCAATTTCTTTGGATGGGCTTGCATATTGAATATTTTTTCGGACCATACCTTTTACAAATAATTTGTTCGTTGGCAACAACAAGCGGCACTGAGTTAATTTTACCCTCTTTTTAATATCTTTTATTTCCAATACAGGTTCCGGGAATTTAATAAAAGTATCCTTAGTAATCTGCAAGGTAAGTTCTGCTAAAACGACTGGAACCTTTGTAATGATTTTACCAATTGAAACATGGGGGGGATGTGGGCGATTTTCACATGAACAATTATTAGTTGAACTTTTACATTCGTGGTTCATTTTTTTATCTCTGCTTAAATCAGACATTCGGGCTCCTCCTTAAAGTCAAGATATTGCATACTATGCAGTACAAATGACTAGGTATAGGTAAATGCCCATAGGTATTTTCAGATTCCATGATTATTGCCTAAAAACCCTTAATACTGTAAAAAGTGAATACAAACACTCAATTGATTTTCTTTTCTTGTTTTGGAGTGGTCTTTATGCCTTGAGATCATATTAAAAATAATCTATTTTTTTGAACATGGATTATTTACATTGTCAAATTTAACAGCGAAGAATATGTATATTAACGAGGACGTTATCACTTTAATATAGAGGGAAAAAGAGGCTGTCTCATAAGGGTCTGACCTCATGTGAATTTATCAATATATAGCACAATTATCCTACATTATGTCCTATATATTGTGTTATGGGGTCTGACCCTTAGGCTTTTGAGACAGCCTCGTCAACGAATCCCATTATTTACTCGTCAAAGTAAACCCGGGAGTCATAAGTCTTCATCTTAAAAAATTCCAGGGGTAGGGGGAACAACAGTTAGAGGCACTTGCTGATTTTGCAATACTTTAATCGTAAATTCTAAGAACATCTTTTCAATTATTTTTGTAAATGTTCCTTCTTCAAAAGGAGCATGGTTCGGCAGTGGTGTACGATCTACAGCTTCATTCCATTCTGTGATTTTGCTTGAAATTAGCTCACAAAATGGAAGTTGATTGTAAAACTGAGTACTTACCTGATGGAATTGAGAAAGGTCGCTTGATAGCAGCTCATCCTTTTCAGGGAAACCACGGCCTAATTCTTGGGCTCTAAAGAAATCAAATTCATTACGCGTATTGAAAATTGGTAATTGTGGTGGGGAGATAAATTCGTCTCCAGGAATTGTTGTTACACATTCAAACGGAATGTCAGTTGTTAAAGAACGTATTTGGGAAGATACGCATGACCCAGTTGAATCCGGAAATGGAGTTGCGTATTGAATATTCTTACGGACAAATCCTTTCAAAAATAACTTTAGATCGAGATCATCAGGGAATGGGTCACCATTCTCTGGGATTCCAGGCAGCAGCAGACGACACTGGACGATTTTAACCCTCTTTTTAATATCCTTTATTTCAAGAACCGGATCCGGAAATTGAATATTCGCAACCAGGCTAGTTCTCACTGTTCTTTCCGCCAAAGTAACAGGGACTCTTAAAATTACCGCGCCTCCTGGCCCCCCTGGAGTAGTGACAGGAGTTGCCTCTACACTCTCACAATCCCCAACGGTGGCAGATACATCTACATCAACACAATTATTATCTTTATTCATTAATTTTTCCTCCTTATGTTGTAGGTTCAATCTATCGTATGCAAACCTATAGATGTATGCAGTAGTACAAACGTGGATTTTTAGTATAGAAAGATAAATTTATAGGTGGACATCCTAAGATTTTCTTAAAATGAATGGGTACTAGCACAAACCATCACCCTGCCTGCATACGATTCAAAAGGAGGAGGGTATAAGAAGATGAAAAGAGAAAATTTTCTTGCTGTTGATATAGGGAATAGCTGGTATAAAGTACTGGCTTCTGACAATGGGGCAGTACATCAATACCAAATGCCAAATGCCATTGCATTATTTGATGATGAATTTTATGAAAAGCCTTATGATGAAGAAGATGTTGTTCTCGAAGAAAACCTTATTGTTGAGGTAAAGTCTAAGGTAATCGTTGATAAGCGAGAGATAAATTATATTGGAAAGGCGGCTGCCAGGCAAAGAGATGTAAGCCTTACTTCATTTAATAATCAGAAAGTAGATGAGAATCGAACGTATATTCTTCTCTTTGGAGTTGCTGCTTATCACGCTCTTTTGAGTAATCCCAATTCACTTGAGATCGACTATGATATCGATCAACTAGCTGTTTCGCTGCCTACTACCCAATATAAAGAGAAAAAAGAACTGTTAAAGCAGCGCTTAATTGGTACACATACAGTTATTTTTCATAAAGTGCCCGGTTTTCCCGAGCCTAAAGAAGTAGTTGTTAAACTCCATATATATGATGTGATTGTTGGTGCAGAAGGAGCATGTGCTTATTTGGGATTAACGCGTGACCAGGAAACGTTAGGAATTAAAGATGATTCCCTCATTAAAGATTCACGAAAAGGTATTATTATTGGTGACTTGGGGGGAGACTCCGTTGATTTTGTAGGCATTAAAAATAATAAACCTGTAGCATCTGTTGAGGGAGAACCATTTGGGATCAACCATTTTCTTGATAATATCATTCAAAAAGTCAGCAAAAACGAATTGTACAAATTCGATTCACGCTCCGAGCTGGAGGAAAAATTGGCTGCCGGCCCATCCGAATGGTATGTGGAACCTTTTGCCGGTGTCAAGAAAGATATTAGTAAATATATCATTCCTCAATTAAAATCAATGGCTGTCAAATACCTTGAACACTTTGACCGAGTTCGAAGCAGTTCAAGTGAAATCAAAGGTGCAACCCGGTATATTGCTGTCGGGGGAGCTGCAAAACTGGCACAAAGACAAATTCAAGAAGCTGCAGTGAAATGGTTAGAAAGAGGACGGCCGATTGAATTGATGTTTCCAGAAGACATGGAAAAGTTAAATGTTCTTGGACTAATGATTTTGGCGAAAATGAATCACCTGAAAAAACTGCAAGAAAATGCGGCTGAATTAGTATCCACTAAAGGGTGATGGGAATGTTTAGAATCTATACGGACAATATTAATAAGATTGCAATAACCGTTCCCGAACGATTTACTGATGTAAAAACAGGTAATACACATGCCGTTTCGCCAAAAATTCAAGAACAAATTGAATACCATGCAAAAAATAATACCCTGATTCACCTTGTTTTTTCAGCACTTAATAGTTATCTTAATCAAAAAATAACTAACGGATCTACTTCTGAAATTTTAAATGAGCTGGCAGAAATTAAAAAGATTTTGGAACACGGATATATTCCCGTGAACCATAAACCTGATTCCCTTCTAGTTGAGAATCAAAATTTACCGTCTAATGTGGATTTGAGTGAAGTAGAGGATGTTCTAGAAGCATTTGGTGGTTAAAAAGGTGAACTCAAAGCTTTGGGTTCACTCGCTTTTTATTTTGTTGGGGGACTTGCTCTTAATGATAGAAAGAGGCTGACCTTTAAAAGTCAGCCCCTTTTACAAAAAATATAGGATTATATAGAAACAGCAGGCAGGCAGGTGATGGCACAGAAGCAGGATAGATCAACGTTAATACAGACTCCTGTTTTAACTAAATCATCTACATCTTCCCAATCTACTTGACAACAAGGAGAACTAACGTGGTCTGCTTTGCAATTAGTGCATGAAACTTTATGATCCTTCTTTTCAAATTTGAATACAAGAAGTTCCAGCACAGCACATTTGTCATCCAGGTCCTTGATACGGAATATAAAAGTTTCAAAACAAACAAATTTCTTCTTTTTTGAATGATGTTCTCTAGAAATGGCGGTAATACCAGTAGCTTTAAAAGGATCACAATCTCCCTTGCAATAAAGGATAAAAGGGATTGTGTTTTTTTTCGTTTTTGTACACGATTTCCCTAATAATTCATCAATAGAATGTTTACATGAGATTTTACAACAATCATCTTTTTCTTTAGCCTTGTTTTGTGCCTTCAAAATTTGTTTTAATGTTTCTTTCACACAGTTGCGATTTTTATTGTGATCTTTTTGATCTTTTGGATCCTTGTGGTCTTTAAGTTCCTCATGATCCTTTTGATCTTCATGATCGTACCAACTAGTCATGGTTTTCAACTCCTTTTTAATATCAATCTAGAATTAACATATGGACTTTCACTGCTATTTGAGTGAGAAACATGCCTATTGTGGAAAAAAGTTTTGTGGAGAACGAGAAAAGAAGAAATTATTTCCTTCGATATTTAGTAATGAAGGGAGGGCTGACTAATAGTTTTGGGTCAATCTCCTTTTTCACGTATGAAAAAATCCAATAAAACAGGAACAGACTTTTATGTACGAAATTGGA from Bacillus methanolicus MGA3 includes the following:
- a CDS encoding glycosyltransferase family 2 protein, producing the protein MSNNNNFIENSPLTSIIILTHNALRFTKECIFSIFQYTKEFYELILIDNGSTDGTHEFLKSLPKARMIVNQQNKGFSGGCNQGISIAKGENIVLLNNDTVVTEGWLTRLLWWINHDHSIGIVGPRSNVIVPHQAINPVPYRRVKQMQTFASEWSKNHNKQGYEVDYLSGLCMAFKKSLIDIIGGFDEQFFPGYFEDADFCLRAKICEKKLWVANDVYIHHYGSRSFHINRKLQSEIIQENSRKFFHKWKMNNLDEIAKTVEREKPFNRERHYFPI
- a CDS encoding glycosyltransferase family 2 protein is translated as MNEAHLFASIIFPAKNEGENVKSTLDSLFSVKTNYPFEVIVVNDGSTDNCCEFLETYDKKERVKLIHTVGIGAANARNLGAEHSSGEYLIFCDAHLQFEDWWIDRLLEPLLSGKTDAVSPAIASTTAPEIVGYGQSLTPKLTIKWNQKQNGLFETAILPGGCIVIPRAVFDDIGGFEKGFKTWGHEDVELSIKLWLFGYRCHVHPDVKILHVFRKAHPYKVSYDDVYYNLLRMAFSHFKPERIQKCKKMTRIRKARQFESQLLQDGIMKQREIYFQKRKYDDDWYFKKFHIDF
- a CDS encoding CsxC family protein; this encodes MKRNTSCGCNDHNHHGCPPQPDCDKARSITSDCVAVPFIGGDEETTVVLTDVELQALVEANIKLPSFARDIKQIRKNVKLTQCKAIPAGGNPNAVKLFVEGVVHKNIQFVEDCNGWVRDFSVEIPFRCHRAVSVFNPPVFPFGEFSVKNNVFERRELAKDGHGADRCTTGSLSFEVFNEPIQCKLLAAAVNQLDTLQDFDNWGRFDKIEEKMEVFLIIKLFQKQQAPFVPPTPFPTPTIGDGSAATFSQPSQLTIFDRFRQIIGQ
- a CDS encoding CsxC family protein, translating into MSDLSRDKKMNHECKSSTNNCSCENRPHPPHVSIGKIITKVPVVLAELTLQITKDTFIKFPEPVLEIKDIKKRVKLTQCRLLLPTNKLFVKGMVRKNIQYASPSKEIDPNTSTTVASDLHSLTVDIPFDCVTEIKDFLTKPVLPKINNRNEFDFFVSKPLPKGFPEKDELQTSDLSQFHQESAQFYNELPFCELISSKIIEWDEATDRIPLPESSPIGEGFFTTLEEKMVLDLTLKVLQNQQIRVSSTTNDDDWFHDDCDCCDCDCDCDCD
- a CDS encoding CsxC family protein, whose translation is MNKDNNCVDVDVSATVGDCESVEATPVTTPGGPGGAVILRVPVTLAERTVRTSLVANIQFPDPVLEIKDIKKRVKIVQCRLLLPGIPENGDPFPDDLDLKLFLKGFVRKNIQYATPFPDSTGSCVSSQIRSLTTDIPFECVTTIPGDEFISPPQLPIFNTRNEFDFFRAQELGRGFPEKDELLSSDLSQFHQVSTQFYNQLPFCELISSKITEWNEAVDRTPLPNHAPFEEGTFTKIIEKMFLEFTIKVLQNQQVPLTVVPPTPGIF
- a CDS encoding ParM/StbA family protein, producing MKRENFLAVDIGNSWYKVLASDNGAVHQYQMPNAIALFDDEFYEKPYDEEDVVLEENLIVEVKSKVIVDKREINYIGKAAARQRDVSLTSFNNQKVDENRTYILLFGVAAYHALLSNPNSLEIDYDIDQLAVSLPTTQYKEKKELLKQRLIGTHTVIFHKVPGFPEPKEVVVKLHIYDVIVGAEGACAYLGLTRDQETLGIKDDSLIKDSRKGIIIGDLGGDSVDFVGIKNNKPVASVEGEPFGINHFLDNIIQKVSKNELYKFDSRSELEEKLAAGPSEWYVEPFAGVKKDISKYIIPQLKSMAVKYLEHFDRVRSSSSEIKGATRYIAVGGAAKLAQRQIQEAAVKWLERGRPIELMFPEDMEKLNVLGLMILAKMNHLKKLQENAAELVSTKG
- a CDS encoding CotY/CotZ family spore coat protein; its protein translation is MTSWYDHEDQKDHEELKDHKDPKDQKDHNKNRNCVKETLKQILKAQNKAKEKDDCCKISCKHSIDELLGKSCTKTKKNTIPFILYCKGDCDPFKATGITAISREHHSKKKKFVCFETFIFRIKDLDDKCAVLELLVFKFEKKDHKVSCTNCKADHVSSPCCQVDWEDVDDLVKTGVCINVDLSCFCAITCLPAVSI